Below is a genomic region from Alphaproteobacteria bacterium HT1-32.
AATGGCTGTCATCTGACCGAGCAGGCAGCACGCTATGTCCCTGTCGTCGGATATCAGGAAGCCTGTGCCTCCTGTCATGAGGATCAGGTAGTTGGCCGGGAGATGGCCGTCCTCCGGTTTCCGGAATTCGATCAGAACTATCTTGAAGAATCGGATATTCTGGAGGCCTGTGGCCTGACCGGCGAACAGGCCGTTGATCTGGTCGAGCGGCTGAAAGCTTTCGAGCAGGGTGATCGTCCGGACCCTCGGGAAGCCGAGGAATATTTTGCTTATTCGCTGGAGCAGGCGACGACCATCGGTTCGTTCCTGACCGGTATCGATATTGATGATGTCACCGGGCAGAGCGAGCCGCTGCAGCAATTGTTCCTGGCAATGGCGAGAGCAGGGCAGGACCCGCTGGTTGACCTGGCGACAGGGCAGACGACAACAGCCGAGGCAAAACAGCTGTTTGCCGGACTGAGTCCGGAACTGGCAAGGCAGACAGCCTGTCAGTGGGCGCGGAATGTGGAATATGTCAGGCCGGATGCGGAGCGACCGCGCGGCTGGGGGGCAGATGAATTCAGTCTGCTGTACCGGGCGATTGGCCATGCCGACCCGGTCATGAAGGCATGGATGGATTTTGCGGCAACCGCACCGGGAAAAATCACGGGAGAAGAAGACAGGGAACGGGCACTGGCCATGCAGGCCTTGTTCGCAGACCGCAAAACCGGGCCGGGGGCCTGTGCCAAATGCCATGCACTGGAAGATGTCTCGATCAGTGACGGAGGCGAGCAACTGGCATTCAAATGGACCTATTACCGTGATGAGCAGAGATCACAGAAATTCTTTGATCATCGGCCCCATCTCGGGTTGTCCGGCCCTGAAACGGCCTGTGAAAGCTGTCACCGGCTGGATGCGGAAGCCGATTATGCGGGCAGCTTTGAAGGCTTTGATCCGACGCTCTTTATCAGTAATTTCGGTTCTATCGAACGATCAGGCTGTGTCGATTGCCATAATGAAACCGGCGTCCGGGAGGACTGCACACTCTGCCATCGCTATCATGAAGGTCCGAAATTCAACAAACCGGTGACCCGTTATATGGTCCAGCCGAAAGGGGAGGGTGGTGATGGATCCTGATTTTCTGGTCTCGGCAATTGCGACCCTGTTTCTTTCCCTGATTTCAGCCTGGGTATTGTGGCTGGGCATTGATGCCGTGCGAAGCCGTTCGATTGTCCGGCGTTCCGTGGAAGCCGAGCACAAATTTCTGCAGGCCCGTGTTGCCCAGATCATGGCCCAGAAAGACTTCGAGAAGGAAAAGAAAGAGCTCTCCTGGAACGGTTATCGTAAATTCGAGGTAACGGAACGGCGCAACGAGGGCGGGGATATCACGTCTTTCATCCTCCGGCCCCATGACAAGAAAAGCCTGCCCCCCTTTCTCCCCGGTCAGTACCTCACCTTCAGCCTGGCTGCCGGAGACTGGTCGAAGCCGCTGATTCGCTGCTATTCCCTGTCGGATTCTCACAAGCCGGACTGTTATCGTGTCAGTATCAAGCGCATCGATCGCAATCCGGATATTCCGAAATCACACCCCGGACGGGTTTCCAATCATTTCCATCAGATGATCCAGCCCGGCGCCATTGTCGATGTGAAAGCGCCGAGCGGACAGTTCTATCTCGATATAACGAAGTCACCGCCGATTGTACTGATCGCGGGCGGCGTTGGCCTGACGCCCCTGCTGTCGATGCTGAATGCGGTTGTCGAAACCGGCTCGAAGCGTGAGGTCTGGCTGTTCTACGGTGTTCGTGATGGCTCCCACCACATCATGCGTGAACATCTGGCACACCTGGCGCTGGAAAACGAGAACATCAATCTTCGGGTCTGCTACTCATCACCACGGCCCGGTGATGTCGAAGGCCGGGATTATCACCATCAGGGGCGGGTGACGGTTGACCTGCTGAAAGCAGAACTGCCCTCAAGCAACTACCGCTATTTCATCTGTGGCCCGGCCAATATGATGAAGCAGATGACCGCTGACCTGAAAGCCTGGGGGGTGCCGGAAAACCACATCAATTACGAAGCGTTTGGCGCGGCGACGGTCAAGAATGTCGCAGCCACTGCCATTGAGAAACCGGCCACGGCCCTGAAGGTGGAATTCACCCGGTCCGGCAAAATTCTCGACTGGGATTATGAGTCGGAGAGCCTGCTCGATTTCGCAGAAAGCCATGGCATCCCTATTGATTCAGGCTGTCGGGCAGGAAATTGCGGAACCTGCCTGACGGCCGTCAAATCCGGTGATGTGGATTATGTCACGGAGCCGGGAGAACCGCCGGAAACCGGTTCCTGTCTGACCTGCATTTCTGTTCCGAAAGCTGACCTGAAACTGGACGCCTGATCTGTTCCGGAGTCATACTGTCCCGGTTCCAGATAAGGAGGCATTGATGGCGGACGATGATGTTCCCTACCGGGGTTTTGCATCTCCCCCCTGCTTCATGCACGAAATTGATCCCGAATATATGGGGATCCCGCCAGAGACGGATGAACGGCAGGCAACAGATGTAAAACGCTGGCGCAAGGCTGAGCGATTGCGGCTGCTGGATGAACGCCGGAAGCTGGCTCCGAAAGTCCGGCAAACCCTGACCCGGCAGCTAGAGCAAAACCTGACGGCGTTTCTGGCGACTCTGGGAACCATCTGTATCAGTGGTTACTGGCCGATTCGCAGTGAGCCGGATCTGCGGGATGTCCTGAAGGATGTCATCGCCAGAGGGGGCAGTGCGGCATTGCCGGTTGTGGCACAGCGCAATCAGCCGCTGATATTCCGGGCATGGTCACCGGGTGACCGGCTGGAGCGGGGTATCTGGGATATTCCGACACCGCCGGCTGAGGCAGAGACGGTCCGGCCAGATGTGCTGCTGGCCCCCTTCCTCGGGTTTGATGGCGATTGTTATCGTCTGGGCCATGGCGGCGGCTATTTCGACCGCACGCTGGCGGCACTTGATTATAAACCTGTGGTGATCGGTGTTGGTTTTGCCATGGCGAAAATTCCGACGATTTATCCGCAACCTCACGATATTCCGATGTCTGTCATCATTACGGAGTCGGATATCCTGCGGCAGCCGCAGGGCTGAAATGCCATAGCGGCTGCCGGGGGCAGGGGTTAAAGCCAGGATGGCGGCGTGTCAGCCGGATGCCGGATCAGGCTGACCGGGCCGAGATCGGTTCGCAGTTCTGTATCAACTGTCCTGTCGGCAACGGCGATTGCGGCGATCCAGACAGGATCTGGCGCTGTGAGACCGGTCAGCTTCTCAGCTGTCGGGACATCGACAAAAGTCAGCGCGCCCCGGTCCAGTTTCAGGTTCCATCCGACAGCTGTCTCTGTGGCGTCACGACCGGTGAAGCGGGCGAATCGCCCCGCGGCTTCTCTGGGGTCGGGTCCGGCCACCAGAACACCACTGAGAGCCCGCGCACGATTTCCTTCGGCCAGATACCGGTCCGGCCAGACCGCATCCGGCGTATAGTGGGTGCAGAACTGGATACGCCCTTCCGGCATGCCGGGCGGTTGCAGGCGCAGTACGGTAAAGGCGGCCTCGCCGTCCGCCGTCTGGCGACGGAGTTCGACCGGCGACTGTAAACTGAAACCCTGACTGTCCAGGGCGCCAGCAGTCACATTGGCATCCGGTGTGGTGAAACAGATCAGATGCAGCCCTTCATAACGGTCAATCGCACTGTTCATCTGTGCGGCCAGCGGTGTGTCACTGACCGGTGTCAGAACCTCGATATAGCCGCGTCCGAACATGGCGCAGCGATTCGCCGTCCCTGCCGGCTTGCCGTTGTTCTGCTGTTCGGTGAAGGGGGTCAGCGTGATGTCGAGCCCGCCCATGGCCTCTGCAACCTTGTCGATATCCCGCACAAAGCAGCCGACATGGTCGAGAAACACCTGCCCGGAGGCGGGGAGTTGCGGGGCATCAAAGATATTGGTCATTACGTATCCTGAACAGATCGGTTGGAGGGTGTCGAAGGCAAAGCACAAACCGTTGCCCTGACCTTGTCTAATCCTCTCACCTCAACCGGTTTCGGGCAAACCTGTCGGAGCCGGAGACAGGCGGGTCTTGTCGTTTGTCTGGTGACATCTGCGGCTCGTTGACAAGACTTGAAGATGTTTGACTTGGGAAATCAGGGGAAAAATCAATTGTCTTTTAGGCTTATTTGAATTCAATCCCTTGGACTCTCCAAGCAGACGATCGGGAGTCCTTGATAATTACATAAGTTACTTTCCCTTTTTCTTGATCCGACACAACATCTGGTATACCAAATATGGTTAACCGAGTCGGTGTGATGGGGAGACGCCTTTTAATGTCTGTAATCAAGCGCATGAAACATCTGTCGATTGTCGGCTTGCTGGCTGCCAGTCTTGGCGGCTGTGGTCTGGCGCAGGAATCTGACAGTTTCTGGCAGAACGGGTTCTGGAACGAGAAGCCTTCTGCGAATGCGGTGGCGACTTCTACGGACCTTGGCCTGGCTGAACTTGCCAAGGGGAATTATTCGCTGGCGGAGGCACATCTTGCGGATGCGCTGCGCAAGGATCCGAATGATCAGTATGCAAACCTTGCCGCAGGCCTGTTGTACCAGAATACCGGACGTCCGAAGGAGGCCGCAGCCTTCTATCAGCATCTGTCGCGGCTGAGCCCGGCACAGGGTGCGATGTTTGCGGTTCCCGGGCGGGCCAATCT
It encodes:
- a CDS encoding 5-formyltetrahydrofolate cyclo-ligase, which encodes MADDDVPYRGFASPPCFMHEIDPEYMGIPPETDERQATDVKRWRKAERLRLLDERRKLAPKVRQTLTRQLEQNLTAFLATLGTICISGYWPIRSEPDLRDVLKDVIARGGSAALPVVAQRNQPLIFRAWSPGDRLERGIWDIPTPPAEAETVRPDVLLAPFLGFDGDCYRLGHGGGYFDRTLAALDYKPVVIGVGFAMAKIPTIYPQPHDIPMSVIITESDILRQPQG
- a CDS encoding 2Fe-2S iron-sulfur cluster binding domain-containing protein produces the protein MDPDFLVSAIATLFLSLISAWVLWLGIDAVRSRSIVRRSVEAEHKFLQARVAQIMAQKDFEKEKKELSWNGYRKFEVTERRNEGGDITSFILRPHDKKSLPPFLPGQYLTFSLAAGDWSKPLIRCYSLSDSHKPDCYRVSIKRIDRNPDIPKSHPGRVSNHFHQMIQPGAIVDVKAPSGQFYLDITKSPPIVLIAGGVGLTPLLSMLNAVVETGSKREVWLFYGVRDGSHHIMREHLAHLALENENINLRVCYSSPRPGDVEGRDYHHQGRVTVDLLKAELPSSNYRYFICGPANMMKQMTADLKAWGVPENHINYEAFGAATVKNVAATAIEKPATALKVEFTRSGKILDWDYESESLLDFAESHGIPIDSGCRAGNCGTCLTAVKSGDVDYVTEPGEPPETGSCLTCISVPKADLKLDA